ATTTCGAAATCACGCTCTGTGCGATGTTGATCTGCAACTTGTTTCATTCTGTGTTGTGCTCGAAGCAGGTGGAACTTAAGAAACTTCAGCATATTCTCCCTTTCCTGCAGCGAACGAGCCACAACAGCCACTTTGCACTCTCCTGGTAAGTATGGAAGATGGACAGGAGGAGCTTGACCATATACTGCCTCGAACGGAGTCATATTGGTGGAAGTGTGATAGTTGGTGTTGTACCAATACTCTGCTAAAGCGAGCCATTTGCACCACATGTGAGGATGAGCATGGCACATACAACGTAAATATGTTTCAAGGCATCGGTTAACCACCTCCGTTTGATCATCACTCTGAGGGTGGTATTTACTGGACATTTTATGAGAGACCCCTTGCAGAGTGAAAAACTTCTTCCAAAACTCTTGTGAACACAGAATCCCTGTCACTCACAATTGAAGTAGGACAGCCGTGTAGTTTAAAAACATTATCCAAGTAAGCCTGAGCAACCGAAAGAGCACTGTAAGGGTGTGACAATGCGATAAAATGGGCTGCCTTACTGAGCcgatccaccaccaccatgatAACCGTCTTACCTGCAGAATCAGGCAAACCGTCAATGAAATCCATAGACACTTCACTCCAAATCGTTTCCGGAATGGGTAGTAGTTGTAAAAGACCAGGCGACGCTGCGTTGTCGCTTTTGCATTGCTGGCAGACAATACATCCACGAATAAACATTTGTATGTCCTTCACCATTTCTTTCCAGTAAATAAACTCCTCACCTTTTGATAAGTGACTTCATGACCCGAGTGACCACCGACCCCAGAACAATGTAGCCACTCCAATATCGAATTCTTAATAGCAACATCAGCTGGTATGACAATCTTGTTCTTACGCCTAAGAATGTCCTGGTTCCACGAATAATTCTTCTTAGCTTCAGGGTCCTGCTTCAACTGCTTAATAATGTCTTGAACCACACTGTCCGTAAGATACGCAGCTTGAATGTCTCGCAGTAGGTCACACTCAACAGTGGACATTGCCATGTGTAAAATCTCTGACCCCTCCACACGAGACAAAGCATCAGCGACTACATTTTCCTTACCTTGCCTGTACTGAATCTCGTAATCAAACTCCAATAGTTTTGGCAACCATTGCTGCTGAATAGGCGTATTAAGTCTCTGCTCCAACAAATGCTTGAGAGTGCGCTGATCCGTTTTGATCACGAAATGTTTTGACAGTAAGTAATGTCTCCACTTACGCACTGCAAAAATCACTGCCAAAAGCTCCTTCTCGTATATGGACAAGTGAAGTTGCCTACCCTTCAATTGTCAACTTATATAGGCCAACGGATGACTATCCTGCATCAACACTGCACCAATACCCTGACCACACGCATCTGTCTCCACCACAAAAGGTTTGTCAAACAAGGGTAATGCTAAAACAGGAGCATTGCAAAGGGCATCCTTCAGTCCTTGAAAAGCATTATGTGCCTTTGCAGACCACTCAAACGCCTCTGTTTTAGTCAAGGCATGCAATGGTGCTGCGATAACACCAAAACCCTTGATAAACCTTCTATAATACCCTGCCAAGCCTAAAAACCCACGCAACTGTTTCAAAGTAGTGGGAACTGGCCATTCCTGCACCGCCTGAATCTTCGCGGGATCAGTCGTAATACCTTTATGACTGATGAAATGACCTAAGTATTCAACTCTGGTCACCGCGAACGCACATTTACTCATCTTCGCGAACAACTTGTGAGTTCGCATAACCTCAAAAACACTCTCCAAGTGATAAACATGCTCCTCCACAGATGAACTATAGATGAGGATATCATCGAAAAACACAAGAACAAACCTCCGGAGAAAAGGCTTAAAAACTGCATTCATAAGACTTTGGAAGGTTGCTGGTGCATTTGTGAGTCCAAAGGGCATAACCAGATATTCATAGTGTCCACTATGTGTTTTAAAAGCAGTCTTATGGATATCCGGAGGTGACATCCGAACTTGGTGATAGCCAACCCGCAAATCGATTTTAGAATACACTCTAGACCCTCCCAGTTCATCCATTAAATCTTCAATCAGTGGTATTGGAAACCTATCTTTCACAGTCATCCCATTGAGCTCCCTGTAATCCACACATAAACGCCACGTACCGTCTTTTTCTTAACCAATACAACCGAAGAAGCATAAGGACTGGAGCTAACTTGTATGGTGCCACCAGTCAGCATATCCTCCACTATCTTATCGATTTGATTCTTCTGATGTAATGCATAACGGTAAGGACGTTAGTTAACAGGGTTAGCTCCCTCCAAAAGTTTGATCTGATGATCATGATTATCTCTGAACGGGGGTAGTTCAGTTGGTTCAGCAAAAACATCACGGAATTTCTCGACAATGTCCCCCACTATTGTCTCTTCCTTGCTATCGCCAATCATTGTGTTAAGCGTACAAGAAGTCAGCACTTCCCCCTCTTTAATTTCTTGCACACACAACATGGCGAATTGAGCTTGCTCATCTTGCAACTTCTGTAGCTTTTGTGCCTTCACGTCACACACCGAGCCTTGTTTAATGCCATTCAGCCTTACTTTCTTCTTATTAAATCGGAATCGCATCTCCAAGTTCAAGAAATCCCAGTTAATGATGCCCAACGTCTCCAGCCATTGAATTCCAAGCACCATATCAATTCCTTGGAGAGGTATAAGTAAGACATCCGATTGAAATTGAGTAGAGTTGAGCTTCCACTTGAAGTTCCTGACCGTCCCTTCCACTCTCAACTTTCTACCATCAGCCACTGATACTCGAGTAAGACCAGCAGACTCCACCACACATCCAAGCTTTGCTGCTACTCGCGGATCCACAAAATTATGAGTTGAACCTGAGTCTACCAACATAAAAATGATCTTCTTATCATAGGTTCCTTTCACCTCATGGTTTTGTAGTCCGATATACCCGAAACAGCATTAACTGAAATCCGTGGCATAttggtttcatcttcttcccccAACTCTTCCAACGTATCTTCAAACTCTTCCTCTACATCCATCCGAAACACCTGAGTCTTCTTATGGACTAAATAATGTTCCGGTGTATACTTCTCATCGCAAAAGTAGCAAAGGCCCTTAGCTCTCCTTTCGCTCATTTCTTGTTGAGATAGCTTCTTAGCTGGATTCCCCGGTGCTTTGAAAGATGTTCTACCATCGTGATCAGCTTTAACTTCCACTTCTCCACTTCCCTTGCTAACCATACTCTGTTTAGGAGACCAAGCTGTATTGGGAGGCCTCTTTGGGTGTGCCTTCTCATACAACCTGCCTAATAAGAAGCAATGGCGCACTGTCAAGGGTTGAAACATTCGCACATGCATTTGCGTGTCCAACCTTAGTCCCGCTAAGTAAACGCTCACCAAGTATTCTTCCGACAGATTCAACCTGATCTTAATCAAAGTGAACTTTTGGTGGTAGTCCACGATTCCATCAGTTTTGTGTAACTGCTTGAGCTCAGCCATGGGATCATCACAAACATCCTTGAACTGCTCCTTTAACAACAACACATAACCCTTCCAATCATATAGAACTTCCAAACCAACCCCAGATTGTATGAAAGAGTGATGCCAAGCTGCTGCGTGACCGTCAAAATGAATCGCATCAGTCTTTACTTTCATATCATTCGGAGTGAAATCTATTCCAAAAAATTTCTCAGCCTTAAACAACCACTCCTTGATTCGAGACCCATTAAACCGAGGAAAATCGAATTTTCCCAACCTAGTAACCCCACCATAGTAATATTGAGCCTCAAGTCTTACCTGTTCAGATCGAACATCTCTCCTTGCTTCCCTGAGTCCCGAACCTTCAGCTACGGTTGGAGAAAACGCCGATCCATCTGGTTTTGCTTTCGGAGAAACCTCCAGCAAGATCTGCACCAATTTCCCCTTCACCGACGCATCCAACGATGGTTGAGTCGTCACTCGCCTCAGCAGCTCATACAGTTTTGTGAATCGTTGTAGAGTCTCCTGATGTTGTTCGTCAACTCTAGCTTCCAACCGCGACATCCTTTCTTCTAGCGGATCCTCCTCCATCGCCGGATCCACCGTTTTTGCCTTCATCGCATCTCCCGCTTGAGATCTAGTTCCAACCATCCTTGATCCGAGAATTGTATACGCTCTGATACCTTTGATACAATAAAATTCACAATCGCACAAACACACCCAGAAATCACCAAACAATCGATTGAGTATTCATAAAACACTAATCGAAAAGCCAGCTCCCAGATTGGGAGAAACCCAGCAAAATATTTTTAGAGAGTTTTACAAACTTTTTGATAAGATTCgatgatgaaaaacaaaaagacaatcACATGGTTTTAATGTTTCTCTCAACGGCTTCTTAGCCGCTTAATCTCGACCCTCCACGTGTACCGCTTGAGATAAGCCGattctttatttgatttcttctcaCGTGCCACCCACACGTACGGTTCTGTATCACATAAACCAACGGAGATTATCAGATCGATTGGATGAATCACATCGAAATcgagatgagaaagaagaagacgcaAAAAGGagaagattaataattttacgTAATGTTAGCACAGTAAGCAGAAGCAAAACTCCAGCCGCTTTCATGGCGGATGCagagctcatcatcatcatcttcacgtCTTCGATTTTGATCTCTCTCAGTCACTGATTGATTATACGATATAGATCTGTTTCGGGGGATCCTCTTTGTTGACAACAAAGACGAAACTAAATCTAATGGGCTTACGCCGTATTAATAGATAGGCCCACTTATAGCCCACTATCCACAAAATATGAATAGTCTCGATCGACTGGAGAGTTCGGGTTCGTTGAAATTAATTATAGTGGTTTTcctttttacaattaaattaatcatagttttgtttggagaaattggaaaaacaaaattagcaCACACATAGTTATAaattaagttctttttttttttaatcgattCAACAAATTCCAATGTAGCAAGCGGCATTTTCAGaacataatttcttttttgataagtactaacaaaagaaaattaaagatccTACTTGTCACCTAAACCGATCAACTTCTTCAGAAGCTTTACAAAGTAACTAGCTCCATTCTTCGATTTTTGCTCAAAGGGCTCCTTCGATAGATCTTTGGCTGgaagcttcatcttcttcctcctgcTTGCCACCCAAGAACTTGCTCCATCATGAATATCCTTCTTGCTAAGATCTCTGGTCTTCTTGTGTTCTTTTTCAGTTTCATCTCTTTGTACcttatcttttctctttcttttcttgaagcTTGGAGAGGCTCAACATGATTCTTCCTCCTCAAGGCAGTGCCATGCTTAAGGTTAAGAGGAAAGGGCATTTGCCCTAAGCcaccaataattaaaaaaaattcaagccacatttttttcttcttgttttctttttcttctatctaGGCTGTATTTAAGTTGATAGGATAAATGTGTACGTAAAGTAGGTCTTTTGTTTATAAAGTCCAtaacattattaataaaaacaatatgttATATCTATAAGGAAATTTCTACACATGTTTTATActctaaatataatataataataataataatacttatggaatataattaataataaactaAATCTGTTTTGGAATAATCGgcatattaaataaaaaatgggataattggaaaaaaaaaactgattttgagttttctttgttcaaaaaaaacaatcgcctgtaaaaaacttattaaaagcAAGATTAGTTTTCAGGTTTAAGAATCGTTCACAATCGTTCAAAATAAGTTCACAATTGAAAACTTATTCACTCTGTCATTTCATAAACTTCTTTTTGCTTCACTTTCATAATGTGAGTTTggtaaatgatttttttaagaaaaaaaaatagcaaaattgtgatttaggatttttttttcagtttatcTTTGTTCTCTtcgaaacaatttttttttaaaattttttgatgtttttaataataaaaactacatttttttACATGTCCTAAACCACAATGCGCCTTAGCACGGCACTGCCTCAAGGTTAGCATTGTTGTGTTTGAAGCCAAAGAACTCTTGCATCTAGAGACTGCAGAGAAGAAGGGGCTAGAATGGTGGTTTTGAAAGGGTGAACGATTTGCATTTTTCAGGTTGGGTGGCTAGCTAAGTgaaaaatttggataaaaccGCCGTCTAAGGTTTTCTCTAAGATAGGGTTTGTTACCTTATATAGAAAGGGAGAGACGATATTTGTGTTGTtggagaaaaacaacaaaaacttttttgttgttatatatgtaaatggaTGGTTGT
The Camelina sativa cultivar DH55 chromosome 15, Cs, whole genome shotgun sequence DNA segment above includes these coding regions:
- the LOC109129205 gene encoding uncharacterized protein LOC109129205 — encoded protein: MVGTRSQAGDAMKAKTVDPAMEEDPLEERMSRLEARVDEQHQETLQRFTKLYELLRRVTTQPSLDASVKGKLVQILLEVSPKAKPDGSAFSPTVAEGSGLREARRDVRSEQVRLEAQYYYGGVTRLGKFDFPRFNGSRIKEWLFKAEKFFGIDFTPNDMKVKTDAIHFDGHAAAWHHSFIQSGVGLEVLYDWKGYVLLLKEQFKDVCDDPMAELKQLHKTDGIVDYHQKFTLIKIRLNLSEEYLVSVYLAGLRLDTQMHVRMFQPLTVRHCFLLGRLYEKAHPKRPPNTAWSPKQSMVSKGSGEVEVKADHDGRTSFKAPGNPAKKLSQQEMSERRAKGLCYFCDEKYTPEHYLVHKKTQVFRMDVEEEFEDTLEELGEEDETNMPRISVNAVSGISDYKTMR